A genomic window from Hyalangium gracile includes:
- a CDS encoding AgmX/PglI C-terminal domain-containing protein has translation MKRTFVAMMFLASTVALAQGVPAGKSSKAPAGGKQAPAELDVSRLPFTPDSVQQVILHHKGKIQECYEDTMATRSKKVEGKLMTSFVITDQGLVRDARVMKKGTTLKDEGLHDCVVAVLTAMSFPKPPDGKDHPIEYPFNLKAIE, from the coding sequence ATGAAGCGGACCTTCGTCGCGATGATGTTCCTGGCCTCCACGGTGGCGCTCGCGCAGGGCGTGCCGGCCGGGAAGTCCTCCAAGGCTCCGGCGGGAGGGAAGCAGGCCCCGGCGGAGCTGGACGTGAGCCGGCTGCCCTTCACCCCGGACTCCGTGCAGCAGGTGATCCTCCACCACAAGGGGAAGATCCAGGAGTGCTACGAGGACACCATGGCCACCAGGTCGAAGAAGGTGGAGGGCAAGCTGATGACGTCCTTCGTCATCACCGACCAGGGCCTGGTGCGAGACGCGCGGGTGATGAAGAAGGGCACCACGCTGAAGGACGAGGGGCTGCATGACTGCGTGGTGGCGGTGCTGACGGCGATGAGCTTCCCCAAGCCGCCGGATGGCAAGGATCACCCCATCGAGTACCCGTTCAACCTCAAGGCCATCGAGTAG
- a CDS encoding acyl-CoA dehydrogenase family protein, which translates to MNLELTETQTLIRDTARKFARERVAPQARTLDRQETFPTALFKELAELGLMGVNLPARYGGAEAGVVAYALAMMEIAAACASTSVAMSVTNMCAELIHTFGTEAQRERFVTKLTSGEAVVGSFALSEPHAGSDPGAMRTTAVRKGDTWVLNGSKQWITSGAHAGVMVVWARTSQAGNKGLSCFIVEGGTQGLIIGKHEDKMGLRSSNTVSLTFEDCVVPADHLLGKEGEGFKLAMTALDGGRIGIASQACGVARAALEASVRYTKDRKAFQQPVAEFQGPRFMMADMKVQLAAAELLTLRAASLKETGKPFTREASMAKLYASEMSNRVCDKAVQLHGGYGYIDEFPVERYFRDARVQTIYEGTSEVQRMVIARETFKLFS; encoded by the coding sequence GTGAACCTCGAGCTCACCGAGACCCAGACGCTCATCCGCGACACCGCGCGCAAGTTCGCCAGGGAGCGGGTCGCCCCGCAGGCGCGCACCCTCGATCGCCAGGAGACGTTCCCCACCGCGCTCTTCAAGGAGCTGGCGGAGCTGGGGCTGATGGGGGTGAACCTCCCGGCGCGCTACGGCGGGGCCGAGGCGGGCGTGGTGGCCTACGCGCTGGCGATGATGGAGATCGCCGCGGCGTGCGCCTCCACCTCGGTGGCCATGTCCGTGACGAACATGTGCGCGGAGCTGATCCACACCTTCGGCACGGAGGCCCAGCGGGAGCGGTTCGTCACGAAGCTGACCTCCGGCGAGGCGGTGGTGGGCTCGTTCGCGCTGTCCGAGCCGCACGCGGGCTCGGATCCGGGCGCCATGCGCACCACGGCGGTGCGCAAGGGCGACACCTGGGTGCTCAACGGCAGCAAGCAGTGGATCACCTCGGGCGCGCACGCGGGGGTGATGGTGGTGTGGGCGCGCACGTCCCAGGCGGGCAACAAGGGCCTGTCCTGCTTCATCGTCGAGGGCGGCACCCAGGGCCTCATCATCGGCAAGCACGAGGACAAGATGGGCCTGCGCTCCTCGAACACGGTGAGCCTCACCTTCGAGGACTGCGTCGTTCCGGCCGACCACCTCCTGGGCAAGGAAGGGGAGGGGTTCAAGCTGGCCATGACGGCGCTGGACGGCGGGCGCATCGGCATCGCCTCGCAGGCGTGTGGCGTGGCGCGGGCGGCGCTGGAGGCCTCGGTGCGCTACACGAAGGACCGCAAGGCCTTCCAGCAGCCTGTCGCCGAGTTCCAGGGGCCGCGCTTCATGATGGCGGACATGAAGGTGCAGCTCGCGGCGGCGGAGCTGCTGACGCTGCGGGCGGCCTCCCTGAAGGAGACGGGCAAGCCCTTCACCCGCGAGGCCTCCATGGCGAAGCTGTACGCCAGCGAGATGTCCAACCGCGTGTGTGACAAGGCGGTGCAGCTCCACGGAGGCTACGGCTACATCGACGAGTTCCCCGTGGAGCGCTACTTCCGCGACGCGCGGGTCCAGACCATCTACGAGGGCACCAGCGAGGTGCAGCGGATGGTCATCGCCCGCGAGACGTTCAAGCTCTTCAGCTAG
- a CDS encoding carbohydrate ABC transporter permease: MRWIKKIAFWLLLAVITVYTLFPFYWAIVSSLKTGSSLFEVDPWPKEAAWSNYSAVFTAQPFGQNILNSVIVATAVVVLSLLLGLTASFALARIEFRGRSLLLLMVLGVSMFPQIAVLSGMFELVRWLGFYNKLPALIVSNLILTLPFTVWVLTTFMRELPKELEEAAIVDGATPATIVFRVFLPLLGPAMATTGLLAFISAWNEFLFALTFTQSDSVRTVPVAIALFSGGSAFETPWGLIMAASVIVTVPLVVLVLIFQRKIVSGLTAGAVKG, translated from the coding sequence ATGCGCTGGATCAAGAAGATCGCGTTCTGGCTGCTGCTGGCGGTCATCACCGTCTACACGCTGTTCCCGTTCTACTGGGCGATCGTCTCGTCGCTGAAGACGGGCAGCTCGCTGTTCGAGGTGGACCCGTGGCCCAAGGAGGCCGCGTGGAGCAACTACTCGGCCGTCTTCACGGCGCAGCCCTTCGGGCAGAACATCCTCAACTCGGTCATCGTCGCCACGGCGGTGGTGGTGCTGTCGCTGCTGCTGGGGCTGACGGCGTCCTTCGCGCTGGCGCGCATCGAGTTCCGCGGCCGCAGCCTGCTGCTGCTGATGGTGCTCGGCGTGTCCATGTTCCCGCAGATCGCCGTGCTGTCGGGCATGTTCGAGCTGGTGCGGTGGCTGGGCTTCTACAACAAGCTGCCGGCGCTCATCGTCTCCAACCTGATCCTCACCCTGCCCTTCACCGTCTGGGTGTTGACGACGTTCATGCGCGAGCTGCCCAAGGAGCTGGAGGAGGCGGCCATCGTGGACGGGGCCACGCCGGCGACGATCGTCTTCCGCGTGTTCCTGCCGCTGCTGGGGCCCGCCATGGCGACGACGGGCCTGCTGGCCTTCATCTCCGCGTGGAACGAGTTCCTCTTCGCGCTCACGTTCACCCAGTCCGACAGCGTGCGGACGGTGCCGGTGGCCATCGCCCTGTTCAGCGGTGGCAGTGCGTTCGAGACGCCCTGGGGCCTCATCATGGCCGCCTCGGTGATCGTCACCGTGCCGCTGGTGGTGCTGGTGCTGATCTTCCAGCGGAAGATCGTCTCGGGCCTCACCGCTGGCGCGGTGAAGGGCTGA
- a CDS encoding carbohydrate ABC transporter permease, which yields MTSPTTPIAASAVTGAPEPPPSALIRQRTRAAWIFLTPTLIAMALVAGWPLARTFWFAFTDANLTDLGASQFVGLESLKYVLEDPDWWTTVWTTFRFAFVSVFLETLLGLIIALSLNAHFRGRAVLRAAVLVPWAIPTVVSARMWAWMFNDIYGVINAIFLKLGLINEALAWTAEPGLSFVAVVAVDVWKTTPFMALLILAALQMLPGDIYEAAKIDGAGPIRSFFQVTLPLLRGPLMVAIIFRMLDALRVFDVFFVLTGGSTDTMPMAGYARQRMFEYQEIGVGSASASLLFAIIALFTAVYMVVGRVKLTGD from the coding sequence ATGACCAGCCCCACGACTCCGATTGCCGCCAGTGCGGTCACGGGTGCTCCCGAGCCCCCTCCTTCCGCGCTGATTCGCCAGCGCACCCGCGCGGCCTGGATCTTCCTGACGCCCACGCTCATCGCGATGGCGTTGGTGGCGGGCTGGCCCCTGGCTCGCACCTTCTGGTTCGCGTTCACGGACGCGAACCTGACGGACCTGGGGGCCTCGCAGTTCGTGGGGCTGGAGAGCCTCAAGTACGTGCTGGAGGATCCGGACTGGTGGACCACGGTGTGGACCACCTTCCGGTTCGCCTTCGTCTCCGTGTTCCTGGAGACGCTGCTGGGGCTGATCATCGCCCTGTCGCTCAACGCCCACTTCCGCGGCCGGGCGGTGCTCCGCGCCGCGGTGCTGGTGCCGTGGGCCATTCCCACCGTCGTGTCCGCCAGGATGTGGGCGTGGATGTTCAATGACATCTACGGCGTCATCAACGCCATCTTCCTGAAGCTGGGCCTCATCAACGAGGCGCTGGCGTGGACGGCGGAGCCGGGGCTGTCGTTCGTGGCGGTGGTCGCCGTGGACGTCTGGAAGACGACGCCCTTCATGGCGCTGCTCATCCTGGCGGCGCTGCAGATGCTGCCAGGCGACATCTACGAGGCGGCGAAGATCGACGGGGCGGGGCCCATCCGCTCCTTCTTCCAGGTGACGCTGCCGCTGCTGCGGGGGCCGCTGATGGTGGCCATCATCTTCCGCATGCTGGACGCGCTGCGCGTGTTCGACGTGTTCTTCGTCCTGACGGGCGGGAGCACGGACACCATGCCCATGGCCGGCTACGCGCGCCAGCGCATGTTCGAGTACCAGGAGATCGGGGTGGGCTCGGCCTCCGCGTCACTGCTGTTCGCGATCATCGCCTTGTTCACCGCCGTCTACATGGTGGTGGGCCGGGTGAAGCTGACGGGAGACTAG
- a CDS encoding acyl-CoA dehydrogenase, translating into MNFELTDIQRDIQRVCREFAAKELIPNARKWDETHAWPTEAVQKLAELSLLGVAVPEQYGGAGLDNVCYAIAMEEISRGCASTGVIMSVNNSLYCDPVMKFGTEEQKKEFLTPFARGEKLGCFGLTEPEAGSDAAAQKTVAVRRGDEFVINGSKNWITNGPKADAIVLFTMTNKEAGNKGITAFLVPTNTPGFIRAEPDKKMGISAAHSCSMFFEDMRVPARNILGKEGDGFKVAMSTLDGGRIGIAAQALGIARAAFEEAVRYSGERKTFGKPIRDHQAIQFMLADMATEIDAARLLVHQAALLKDKGVRHSMESAMAKLFASEMASRVANKALQIHGGMGYSKEMDAERHVRDARITEIYEGTSEIQRIVISANVLKE; encoded by the coding sequence ATGAACTTCGAGCTGACCGACATCCAGCGCGACATCCAGCGGGTATGCCGAGAGTTCGCCGCCAAGGAGCTCATCCCCAACGCCCGCAAGTGGGATGAGACCCACGCGTGGCCCACCGAGGCGGTGCAGAAGCTCGCGGAGCTCTCGCTGCTGGGCGTGGCGGTGCCCGAGCAGTACGGCGGCGCCGGGCTGGACAATGTCTGCTACGCCATCGCCATGGAGGAGATCAGCCGCGGCTGCGCCTCCACCGGCGTCATCATGAGCGTGAACAACTCGCTCTACTGCGATCCGGTGATGAAGTTCGGCACCGAGGAGCAGAAGAAGGAGTTCCTCACCCCCTTCGCCCGCGGCGAGAAGCTGGGCTGCTTCGGCCTCACCGAGCCCGAGGCCGGCAGCGACGCGGCGGCGCAGAAGACGGTGGCCGTGCGCCGGGGTGACGAGTTCGTCATCAACGGCTCGAAGAACTGGATCACCAACGGCCCCAAGGCGGACGCCATCGTCCTGTTCACGATGACGAACAAGGAGGCGGGCAACAAGGGCATCACCGCCTTCCTGGTGCCCACCAACACCCCGGGCTTCATCCGCGCCGAGCCGGACAAGAAGATGGGCATCAGCGCGGCGCACTCGTGCTCCATGTTCTTCGAGGACATGCGCGTGCCGGCCAGGAACATCCTGGGCAAGGAGGGTGACGGCTTCAAGGTCGCCATGAGCACCCTGGATGGCGGGCGCATCGGCATCGCGGCGCAGGCGCTGGGCATCGCCCGGGCGGCCTTCGAGGAGGCGGTGCGCTACTCGGGCGAGCGCAAGACGTTCGGCAAGCCCATCCGCGACCACCAGGCCATCCAGTTCATGCTGGCGGACATGGCCACGGAGATCGACGCGGCCCGGCTGCTGGTGCACCAGGCGGCCCTGCTCAAGGACAAGGGCGTGCGCCACTCCATGGAGAGCGCCATGGCGAAGCTGTTCGCCAGCGAGATGGCCAGCCGCGTGGCCAACAAGGCCCTGCAGATCCACGGCGGCATGGGCTACAGCAAGGAGATGGACGCCGAGCGCCACGTGCGCGACGCGCGCATCACCGAGATCTACGAGGGGACGAGCGAGATCCAGCGCATCGTCATCTCGGCCAACGTGCTGAAGGAGTAG
- a CDS encoding Fe2+-dependent dioxygenase: MMLHIPNVLTAEQVGHCREVLGRADWEDGRGTAGHQSAQVKKNLQLPENGPAARELGDLVLGALERSALFISAVLPQRVFPPLFNRYEGGMTFGSHVDNAIRPITGTPLRIRTDVSATLFLSEPDSYDGGELVVEDTYGSHAVKLPAGDLIVYPASSLHHVTPVTRGVRLASFFWVQSMIRDVSQRAVLFDLDTAIMQLNQEVPKSPSLVMLTGVYHNLLRQWAEP, translated from the coding sequence ATGATGCTTCACATCCCCAACGTCCTCACCGCCGAGCAGGTGGGCCACTGCCGGGAGGTCCTCGGCAGGGCGGACTGGGAGGACGGCCGCGGCACCGCCGGCCACCAGTCCGCGCAGGTGAAGAAGAACCTCCAGCTGCCGGAGAACGGCCCGGCGGCACGGGAGTTGGGGGACCTGGTGCTCGGGGCGCTGGAGCGCAGCGCCCTGTTCATCTCCGCCGTGCTGCCGCAGCGGGTGTTCCCTCCGCTCTTCAACCGCTACGAGGGCGGGATGACGTTCGGCTCGCACGTGGACAACGCCATCCGCCCCATCACCGGGACGCCGCTGCGCATCCGCACCGACGTCTCGGCCACGCTCTTCCTCTCCGAGCCCGACAGCTATGACGGCGGAGAGCTCGTCGTGGAGGACACCTACGGCAGCCACGCGGTGAAGCTGCCGGCGGGGGACCTCATCGTCTACCCGGCGTCGAGCCTGCACCACGTCACCCCGGTGACGCGGGGCGTGCGGCTGGCGTCCTTCTTCTGGGTGCAGAGCATGATCCGGGACGTGAGCCAGCGCGCGGTGCTCTTCGATCTCGACACGGCGATCATGCAGCTCAACCAGGAGGTGCCGAAGAGCCCCTCCCTGGTCATGCTGACGGGCGTGTACCACAACCTGCTCCGGCAGTGGGCCGAGCCCTGA
- a CDS encoding enoyl-CoA hydratase/isomerase family protein — protein sequence MAYENIRLETQGVITTLTIDRPKALNALNSKTLQEIESALQSLSETRVLILTGGGEKAFVAGADIAEMSGITAGQAREFAAQGHRVLGMLESLPIPTIAAVNGFALGGGCELALACDLIYASEKAKLGLPEVSLGIIPGFGGTQRLTRLVGKMRAKEFIFTGAHVTAAQAKEYGLVLDVLPADKLLEHCRAVAEKMLKNGPLAISQAKRIIEFGADQDLRAANELERQGFAALFGSEDQREGMKAFLEKRPAAFTGR from the coding sequence ATGGCCTACGAGAACATCCGGCTGGAGACCCAGGGCGTCATCACGACGCTGACGATCGACCGGCCCAAGGCGCTCAACGCCCTCAACAGCAAGACGCTCCAGGAGATCGAGTCCGCGCTCCAGTCCCTCTCGGAGACGCGCGTGCTCATCCTCACCGGAGGAGGGGAGAAGGCCTTCGTGGCCGGCGCGGACATCGCGGAGATGTCCGGCATCACCGCGGGACAGGCGCGCGAGTTCGCCGCGCAGGGCCACCGCGTCCTGGGCATGCTCGAGTCCCTGCCGATTCCGACGATCGCGGCCGTCAACGGCTTCGCCCTGGGCGGCGGCTGCGAGCTGGCCCTGGCGTGCGACCTCATCTACGCCTCGGAGAAGGCGAAGCTGGGCCTGCCCGAGGTGTCCCTGGGCATCATCCCGGGCTTCGGCGGCACGCAGCGCCTCACCCGCCTGGTGGGGAAGATGCGCGCCAAGGAGTTCATCTTCACCGGTGCCCACGTGACGGCGGCCCAGGCCAAGGAGTACGGCCTGGTGCTGGACGTGCTGCCCGCCGACAAGCTGCTGGAGCACTGCCGCGCCGTGGCCGAGAAGATGCTCAAGAACGGCCCGCTCGCCATCTCGCAGGCCAAGCGCATCATCGAGTTCGGCGCGGACCAGGACCTGCGCGCCGCCAACGAGCTGGAGCGCCAGGGCTTCGCGGCCCTCTTCGGCTCGGAGGACCAGCGCGAGGGCATGAAGGCCTTCCTCGAGAAGCGCCCCGCTGCCTTCACGGGCAGGTGA
- a CDS encoding ABC transporter substrate-binding protein, translated as MKKVLAGLAAAATFIAPSLALAEKLVIACGSVGQEADVCKQGAEAWAKKTGNTVELMSVPQDAGQQLAQFQQLLAAGSADVDVIRIDVVWPGLMANNFIDLKPYFGDDVLKEHFQPIVKNNTVNGKLIAIPWFTDAGLLYYRQDLLEKHGQKPPTTWQELAQSAKVVLEAEKKAGDSKLVGFVFQGKAYEGLTCNALEWIDSFNGGTIVDSTGKVTVNNPKAVEAVDFFAGLVGNVVPKGVLNYQEEEARNAFQAGNAVFMRNWPYAWALVNGKDSPVAGKVGVMALPKGGADGKATGTLGGWQLGVSKFSKNQKLAADLVKYLTSPEEQKRRALVASFNPTIMSLYKDAELLKANPFMGKLYETFVNAVPRPTITGTKYNQVSTEFRNAVYSTLTGKGKAADNLKKVEGKLNNLGKGGKW; from the coding sequence ATGAAGAAGGTACTGGCAGGTCTCGCGGCCGCGGCGACGTTCATCGCTCCGAGCCTCGCGCTGGCTGAGAAGCTCGTCATCGCATGCGGCTCCGTGGGTCAGGAGGCGGATGTCTGCAAGCAGGGCGCGGAGGCCTGGGCGAAGAAGACCGGGAACACCGTGGAGCTGATGAGCGTGCCGCAGGACGCTGGGCAGCAGCTGGCGCAGTTCCAGCAACTGCTGGCGGCGGGCTCGGCGGACGTGGATGTGATCCGTATCGACGTGGTGTGGCCGGGTTTGATGGCCAACAATTTCATCGATCTGAAGCCTTACTTCGGCGACGACGTGCTCAAGGAGCACTTCCAGCCCATCGTGAAGAACAACACGGTGAACGGCAAGCTGATCGCCATCCCCTGGTTCACCGACGCGGGCCTGCTCTACTACCGCCAGGATCTGCTGGAGAAGCACGGCCAGAAGCCGCCCACCACGTGGCAGGAGCTGGCGCAGTCGGCCAAGGTGGTGCTGGAGGCCGAGAAGAAGGCGGGCGACAGCAAGCTGGTGGGCTTCGTCTTCCAGGGCAAGGCGTACGAGGGCCTGACGTGCAACGCGCTGGAGTGGATCGACTCGTTCAACGGCGGGACGATCGTGGACTCCACGGGCAAGGTGACGGTGAACAACCCGAAGGCGGTCGAGGCGGTCGACTTCTTCGCGGGGCTGGTGGGCAACGTGGTGCCCAAGGGCGTGCTGAACTACCAGGAGGAGGAGGCGCGCAATGCCTTCCAGGCGGGCAACGCGGTGTTCATGCGCAACTGGCCGTACGCCTGGGCGCTGGTGAATGGCAAGGACAGCCCGGTGGCCGGCAAGGTGGGCGTGATGGCGCTGCCCAAGGGCGGCGCGGACGGCAAGGCCACCGGTACGCTGGGCGGCTGGCAGCTGGGGGTGTCGAAGTTCTCCAAGAACCAGAAGCTGGCGGCGGACCTGGTGAAGTACCTGACGAGCCCCGAGGAGCAGAAGCGCCGCGCGCTGGTGGCCTCGTTCAACCCCACCATCATGAGCCTCTACAAGGACGCGGAGCTGCTCAAGGCCAACCCCTTCATGGGCAAGCTCTACGAGACGTTCGTGAACGCGGTGCCGCGTCCGACGATCACCGGCACCAAGTACAACCAGGTGAGCACGGAGTTCCGCAACGCCGTGTACTCCACGCTCACGGGCAAGGGGAAGGCGGCCGACAACCTGAAGAAGGTCGAGGGCAAGCTCAACAACCTGGGCAAGGGCGGTAAGTGGTGA
- a CDS encoding TonB-dependent receptor — protein MSSSKSGRAGVRAMKGHAGGLRGSLRPWGPAAVGLASALAASGAVAQEPAAPTDTPAAQVTEESRPTPPPHPLTGEAAPAPEGSAPATTAAPTQDAAGTEGQFTLPTVQVQGEAEPYRAEESTLTRLPKALVDTPQTVTVVPEKVIEEQKATTVREALRNVSGITVTAGEGGRQGDSFILRGFSAQTDVSRDGVRDIGWYTRDTFNVGGVEVFFGPSAVLFGRGSTGGAINLSTKKPVGRSFQEVSVLGGTAPSGRVGIDVNEAITDRFQARINAAGQLSGVAGRSTVEANRLGVAPSLRYELGENTTIDADYLYQHEDSVPDYGQPYFNGYPVSSSIGVPRDAFYGVEGSDIERVNANIVTGRIQHRIGDTLTLTDTLRYGVVDRFARPTAPRGLTPSGEPTTVGRQRFETGTDNSYLVNQLDLRGEFETGFLKHTANVGVELSRETRDQTRHNLEAAGLPTGPNLPADLRDPDHSPDLSVVNRNFSNSNTSLQRTVAFYASEQLEITKYVELVGSLRYDMFGTNYSATNNAGVVTSLKNRDKFANWRAGAVLHPVEKTSVYGMYGTSANPSAEAGSLTADTVSLEPERNQILEFGAKADLLSDRLGLSAAVFRIDKKNGRVPNSDPQGPPQILEGKQRAEGYNLGAAGTLTERWRLFANFTHIYSAILEHPNDYLEGQPLPNTPKNSLSLWTTYQVIENLTLGGGAIYQSVTTVNNPTSEAQAFNKVPNFWRFDAYAGYAWGKAEVQLNLNNLTNKLFYGQYYSGHAVPAEGRTVTLAGKYRF, from the coding sequence ATGTCGTCGTCGAAGAGCGGAAGAGCAGGGGTTCGCGCGATGAAGGGCCACGCGGGAGGCCTGCGCGGCTCACTGAGGCCCTGGGGCCCGGCGGCCGTGGGGCTCGCCTCCGCGCTGGCCGCCAGCGGCGCGGTGGCGCAGGAGCCGGCGGCTCCCACGGACACCCCGGCGGCGCAGGTGACGGAGGAGAGCCGTCCCACGCCCCCGCCGCACCCGCTCACCGGTGAGGCCGCGCCCGCCCCCGAAGGCTCGGCCCCGGCGACCACCGCCGCTCCCACCCAGGACGCCGCGGGCACCGAGGGTCAGTTCACCCTCCCGACGGTGCAGGTGCAGGGCGAGGCCGAGCCCTACCGCGCGGAGGAGAGCACCCTCACGCGCCTGCCGAAGGCGCTCGTCGACACGCCGCAGACCGTCACCGTGGTTCCGGAGAAGGTGATCGAGGAGCAGAAGGCGACGACGGTGCGCGAGGCGCTGCGCAACGTCTCGGGCATCACGGTCACCGCGGGCGAGGGTGGCCGCCAGGGTGACAGCTTCATCCTCCGTGGCTTCTCGGCGCAGACCGACGTGAGCCGCGACGGCGTGCGCGACATCGGCTGGTACACGCGAGACACCTTCAACGTCGGGGGAGTCGAGGTCTTCTTCGGCCCCTCGGCGGTGCTCTTCGGAAGGGGCTCGACGGGAGGCGCGATCAACCTCTCCACGAAGAAGCCGGTGGGCAGGTCCTTCCAGGAGGTGTCGGTGCTCGGTGGCACGGCGCCCTCGGGCCGCGTGGGCATCGACGTCAACGAGGCCATCACGGATCGCTTCCAGGCCCGCATCAACGCGGCGGGACAGCTGTCCGGAGTGGCGGGGCGCAGCACGGTGGAGGCAAACCGCCTCGGCGTCGCGCCCTCGCTGCGCTACGAGCTGGGAGAGAACACCACCATCGACGCCGACTACCTCTACCAGCACGAGGACAGCGTCCCGGACTATGGCCAGCCCTACTTCAACGGGTACCCGGTCTCGAGCAGCATCGGCGTCCCGCGTGACGCATTCTACGGCGTGGAGGGCTCGGACATCGAGCGGGTCAACGCCAACATCGTGACGGGGCGCATCCAGCACCGGATCGGCGACACCCTGACCCTGACGGACACGCTGCGCTACGGCGTGGTGGACCGGTTCGCCAGGCCCACGGCGCCGCGCGGGCTCACGCCCTCCGGAGAGCCCACGACGGTGGGGCGGCAGCGCTTCGAGACGGGGACGGACAACTCCTACCTGGTCAACCAGCTGGATCTGCGGGGCGAGTTCGAGACGGGCTTCCTCAAGCACACCGCGAACGTCGGCGTGGAGCTGTCCCGTGAGACGCGCGATCAGACGCGCCACAACCTGGAGGCGGCCGGCCTGCCCACCGGGCCGAACCTGCCCGCCGATCTGCGCGATCCGGATCACTCGCCGGACCTGTCCGTGGTGAACAGGAACTTCTCCAACTCCAACACGAGCCTGCAGCGGACGGTGGCGTTCTACGCCTCGGAGCAACTGGAGATCACGAAGTACGTGGAGCTGGTCGGCTCACTCCGCTACGACATGTTCGGCACGAACTACTCGGCCACGAACAACGCGGGGGTGGTCACCTCGCTGAAGAACCGCGACAAGTTCGCCAACTGGCGCGCGGGCGCCGTCCTGCACCCGGTGGAGAAGACGAGCGTCTACGGGATGTACGGCACCTCCGCGAACCCGTCGGCGGAGGCGGGCTCGCTCACCGCGGACACCGTGAGCCTGGAGCCGGAGCGCAACCAGATCCTCGAGTTCGGCGCCAAGGCGGACCTCCTGTCGGACCGGCTGGGCCTGAGCGCGGCGGTGTTCCGCATCGACAAGAAGAACGGGCGCGTGCCGAACAGCGATCCGCAGGGCCCGCCGCAGATCCTGGAGGGCAAGCAGCGCGCGGAGGGCTACAACCTCGGCGCGGCGGGCACGCTCACCGAGCGCTGGAGGCTGTTCGCCAACTTCACCCACATCTACTCGGCGATCCTCGAGCACCCCAACGACTACCTCGAGGGCCAGCCGCTGCCGAACACGCCGAAGAACAGCCTCTCGCTCTGGACGACGTACCAGGTCATCGAGAACCTCACGCTGGGCGGCGGCGCCATCTACCAGAGCGTGACGACGGTCAACAACCCGACGTCCGAGGCGCAGGCCTTCAACAAGGTGCCCAACTTCTGGCGCTTCGACGCCTACGCTGGCTACGCGTGGGGCAAGGCGGAGGTTCAGCTCAACCTGAACAACCTCACCAACAAGCTCTTCTACGGACAGTACTACTCGGGGCACGCTGTCCCCGCGGAAGGGCGCACCGTCACCCTGGCGGGCAAGTACCGGTTCTAA